Proteins encoded together in one Stutzerimonas stutzeri window:
- a CDS encoding NUDIX hydrolase, producing MDWHPHITVATVIEDQGRFLLVEELKAGRLVLNQPAGHLEANENLREAAIRETLEETGWEVELTGLVGIYLYTAPSNGITYQRVCFAAKAVRHDAQRPLDDGIVAARWLSREELAQQPERWRSELVPRCIDDYLAGPLHPLDVIRN from the coding sequence ATGGATTGGCACCCCCACATCACCGTCGCTACCGTAATCGAAGACCAGGGCCGCTTCCTCCTGGTGGAGGAACTCAAGGCAGGCCGACTGGTGCTCAATCAACCCGCCGGCCACCTGGAGGCCAACGAGAACCTGCGCGAGGCCGCCATCCGGGAGACGCTGGAGGAAACGGGCTGGGAGGTCGAGCTCACCGGCCTGGTCGGCATCTACCTGTATACCGCCCCGAGCAACGGCATCACCTATCAGCGCGTGTGCTTTGCCGCCAAGGCCGTGCGTCACGATGCGCAGCGCCCACTCGACGATGGCATCGTTGCGGCTCGCTGGTTGAGCCGCGAAGAGCTGGCCCAGCAGCCCGAACGCTGGCGCAGCGAGCTGGTTCCGCGCTGCATCGACGACTACCTGGCCGGGCCACTGCATCCGCTTGACGTGATTCGCAACTGA
- the mnmA gene encoding tRNA 2-thiouridine(34) synthase MnmA, which yields MSVATLSAPEKTRVIVGMSGGVDSSVSALLLLEQGYQVEGLFMKNWEEDDGTEYCTAKEDLADAQAVCDRIGIKLHTANFAAEYWDNVFEHFLAEYKAGRTPNPDILCNREIKFKAFLDYALMLGADLIATGHYVRRRDRDGRSELLKGLDPNKDQSYFLHAVGGEQLAKTLFPVGELEKPEVRAIAEKHGLATAKKKDSTGICFIGERRFSDFLKQYLPAQPGNIETVDGEVIGRHHGLMYHTIGQRQGLGIGGLKDASDEPWYVLSKDLQRNVLIVGQGNDHPWLFSRALLASEIYWVNPVDLSAPLKLTAKVRYRQSDQACTLEQTSDGYRAVFEVPQRAVTPGQSVVFYDGEVCLGGGVIEQAESWFEGRA from the coding sequence ATGTCTGTTGCGACCCTCTCCGCTCCGGAAAAAACACGCGTGATCGTCGGCATGTCCGGCGGCGTGGACTCGTCTGTTTCCGCCCTCCTGCTGCTCGAGCAGGGCTATCAGGTCGAAGGCCTGTTCATGAAGAACTGGGAAGAGGACGATGGCACGGAGTACTGCACCGCCAAGGAAGACCTGGCCGACGCCCAAGCCGTGTGCGACCGCATCGGCATCAAGCTGCACACCGCCAATTTTGCCGCCGAGTACTGGGACAACGTATTCGAGCACTTCCTCGCCGAATACAAGGCGGGCCGCACGCCCAATCCGGACATCCTCTGCAACCGGGAAATCAAGTTCAAGGCGTTCCTCGATTATGCCCTGATGCTCGGCGCCGACCTCATCGCCACCGGCCATTACGTGCGGCGTCGTGACCGCGATGGCCGCAGCGAGCTGCTCAAGGGCCTGGACCCTAACAAGGACCAAAGCTACTTCCTGCATGCCGTCGGTGGCGAGCAGCTGGCCAAGACACTGTTTCCCGTCGGTGAGCTGGAGAAGCCCGAGGTCCGCGCGATTGCGGAGAAGCATGGCCTGGCAACGGCGAAGAAGAAGGATTCCACCGGCATCTGTTTCATTGGCGAACGGCGTTTCAGTGATTTCCTCAAGCAGTACCTACCCGCCCAACCGGGAAACATCGAAACGGTCGACGGTGAGGTAATTGGCCGGCACCACGGCCTGATGTATCACACCATCGGCCAACGCCAGGGGCTGGGTATCGGCGGTCTCAAGGATGCCTCCGACGAGCCCTGGTATGTGCTGAGCAAGGACCTGCAGCGCAACGTGCTGATCGTTGGCCAGGGCAATGACCACCCATGGCTGTTCTCCCGCGCTCTACTGGCTTCCGAAATCTATTGGGTGAACCCCGTGGACCTCAGCGCCCCGCTCAAGCTGACCGCCAAGGTTCGTTATCGCCAGAGCGACCAGGCTTGCACACTGGAGCAGACATCCGACGGCTATCGCGCCGTGTTCGAAGTGCCGCAGCGGGCCGTCACGCCTGGCCAATCGGTGGTGTTCTACGATGGCGAGGTCTGCCTCGGCGGCGGCGTCATCGAACAGGCCGAATCCTGGTTCGAGGGCCGAGCATGA
- the hflD gene encoding high frequency lysogenization protein HflD has protein sequence MSKLDEQLIALGAVFEAATLVDRIARTGQVPNAALGCMLGSLLARNPQTTLEIYGGDDLNLRDGYRALVGALERDSSSLQREPLRYALAMIGLERQLDKRGDMLQVIGSRLDQIQQQVEHFGLTHENVVASFGGLYQDTLSTFRQRIQVQGDMRHLQQSDNAAKIRALLLSGIRSARLWRQLGGHRWQLIFSRRKLLDALYPRLRSTQSEDR, from the coding sequence ATGAGCAAGCTGGATGAACAACTGATAGCCCTCGGCGCGGTGTTCGAAGCCGCCACGCTGGTCGACCGCATCGCCCGAACCGGCCAGGTGCCGAACGCCGCGCTCGGCTGCATGCTCGGTAGCCTACTGGCGCGCAACCCGCAGACCACACTGGAAATCTACGGCGGCGACGACCTCAATCTGCGAGACGGCTACCGTGCCTTGGTCGGCGCACTGGAGCGCGACAGCAGCAGCCTGCAGCGCGAACCGTTGCGCTATGCGCTGGCGATGATCGGTCTGGAGCGACAGCTGGACAAACGTGGCGACATGCTGCAAGTCATCGGCAGCCGGCTGGACCAGATCCAGCAGCAGGTCGAGCACTTCGGCCTCACCCATGAAAACGTGGTCGCCTCGTTCGGCGGGCTCTATCAGGACACCCTGAGCACCTTCCGCCAGCGCATCCAGGTTCAGGGCGACATGCGCCACCTGCAGCAGAGCGACAACGCCGCCAAGATTCGCGCCCTGCTGCTCTCCGGCATTCGCTCTGCCCGCCTCTGGCGCCAGCTTGGCGGGCACCGCTGGCAGCTGATCTTCAGCCGGCGCAAGCTGCTCGATGCACTCTATCCTCGACTGCGCTCGACACAGAGCGAAGACCGATAA
- the purB gene encoding adenylosuccinate lyase, giving the protein MQLSSLTAVSPVDGRYAGKTSSLRPIFSEFGLIRCRVQVEVRWLQRLAAHPGIPEVAPFSAEANTLLNQLAEDFQLEHAERVKEFERTTNHDVKAVEYLLKEQAKQLPELAKVNEFIHFACTSEDINNLSHALMLREGRDTVLLPLMRQLADAIRSLAVQFADVPMLSRTHGQPASPTTLGKELANVVYRLERQIAQVAAVPLLGKINGAVGNYNAHLSAYPDVDWEANAREFIEGDLGLSWNPYTTQIEPHDYIAELFDAIARFNTILIDFDRDVWGYISLGYFKQKTVAGEIGSSTMPHKVNPIDFENSEGNLGIANALFQHLASKLPISRWQRDLTDSTVLRNLGVGFAHSVIAYEASLKGIGKLELNAARIAEDLDACWEVLAEPVQTVMRRYAVENAYEKLKDLTRGKGITPDALQAFIDGLDIPADAKAELRKLTPASYIGNAAAQAKRI; this is encoded by the coding sequence ATGCAGCTTTCCTCGCTCACGGCGGTTTCCCCCGTCGATGGCCGCTACGCCGGCAAAACCAGCTCCCTGCGCCCGATCTTCAGCGAATTCGGCCTGATTCGTTGCCGTGTTCAGGTCGAGGTCCGCTGGCTACAGCGCCTGGCAGCCCACCCGGGCATTCCGGAAGTCGCGCCCTTCTCCGCCGAAGCCAATACGCTGTTGAATCAGCTGGCAGAGGACTTCCAGCTGGAGCACGCCGAGCGTGTCAAGGAGTTCGAGCGCACCACCAACCACGACGTCAAAGCCGTGGAGTACCTGCTCAAGGAGCAGGCCAAGCAGCTGCCTGAATTGGCCAAGGTCAACGAATTCATCCACTTCGCCTGCACCAGCGAAGACATCAACAACCTGTCCCACGCGCTGATGTTGCGCGAAGGCCGCGACACCGTTCTGCTGCCGCTGATGCGCCAGCTCGCCGACGCCATCCGCAGCCTGGCCGTCCAGTTCGCCGACGTGCCGATGCTGTCGCGCACCCACGGTCAGCCGGCCTCCCCGACTACGCTTGGCAAGGAACTGGCCAACGTGGTCTATCGCCTGGAGCGCCAGATCGCTCAGGTAGCTGCCGTGCCGCTGCTGGGCAAGATCAACGGGGCCGTGGGCAACTACAACGCCCATCTGTCCGCCTACCCAGACGTCGACTGGGAAGCCAATGCCCGCGAATTCATCGAGGGTGATCTGGGCCTGTCGTGGAACCCCTACACCACGCAGATCGAGCCGCACGACTACATCGCCGAGCTGTTCGACGCCATCGCGCGCTTCAACACCATCCTCATCGACTTCGATCGCGACGTCTGGGGCTACATTTCCCTCGGTTACTTCAAGCAGAAAACCGTCGCAGGCGAAATCGGCTCCTCGACCATGCCGCACAAGGTCAACCCGATCGACTTCGAGAACTCCGAAGGAAACCTCGGCATTGCCAACGCGCTGTTCCAGCACCTGGCCAGCAAGCTGCCGATTTCCCGCTGGCAGCGCGATCTGACCGACTCCACCGTCCTGCGCAACCTGGGCGTTGGCTTCGCCCACAGCGTCATCGCCTACGAGGCGAGCCTCAAAGGTATCGGCAAACTGGAGCTCAACGCTGCCCGCATCGCCGAAGATCTCGATGCCTGCTGGGAAGTGCTTGCCGAGCCGGTACAGACCGTCATGCGGCGTTATGCTGTGGAGAATGCCTACGAGAAGCTGAAGGATCTGACCCGCGGCAAAGGCATTACGCCTGACGCACTGCAGGCCTTCATCGACGGCCTCGACATCCCGGCCGACGCCAAGGCGGAGCTGCGCAAGCTGACGCCGGCAAGCTACATCGGCAACGCCGCTGCCCAGGCCAAGCGCATCTGA
- a CDS encoding cupin domain-containing protein: MTSDIPLQILGGISAREFLRDYWQKKPLLIRQAIPGFQSPISPDELAGLSLEEDVESRLVIEHGESPWELRRGPFTEDTYQQLPERDWTLLVQAVDQLVPDVAELIEHFRFLPNWRIDDVMISYAAPGGGVGPHFDNYDVFLLQAHGQRRWRIGQMCDSESPMLAHGDLRILADFQGTEEWVLEPGDMLYLPPRLAHFGTAEDACMTYSVGFRAPSAAEVLTHFTDFLAQFLPDEERYSDADLQPSDDPFQIQSDALDRLKALLAEHMSDERLLLTWFGQFMTEPRYPERVEGPELSEDELLSALEDGAILVRNPAARLAWSEVDIGLLLFASGQSRLLPSKLNELLKLICSADALHVENVGRWLSDEDGRALLCELVKQGSLEFADE; encoded by the coding sequence ATGACTTCTGATATTCCACTTCAAATTCTGGGCGGCATCAGTGCTCGGGAATTCCTGCGCGATTACTGGCAGAAGAAGCCGCTGCTGATCCGCCAGGCCATCCCGGGTTTCCAGAGCCCGATCTCGCCGGACGAACTGGCCGGCCTCTCCCTCGAAGAGGACGTCGAGTCCCGTCTGGTCATCGAACACGGCGAAAGCCCCTGGGAGCTGCGCCGAGGCCCATTCACCGAGGACACCTATCAGCAGCTGCCGGAGCGTGACTGGACCTTGTTGGTGCAGGCGGTCGACCAGCTCGTGCCGGACGTCGCCGAGCTGATCGAGCATTTCCGCTTTCTGCCCAACTGGCGCATCGACGATGTGATGATCAGCTATGCCGCTCCGGGTGGCGGCGTCGGACCGCACTTCGACAACTACGATGTGTTCCTGCTGCAGGCCCATGGACAGCGCCGCTGGCGCATCGGGCAGATGTGCGACAGCGAAAGCCCGATGCTGGCCCACGGCGACCTGCGCATTCTCGCCGACTTCCAGGGCACCGAAGAATGGGTGCTGGAGCCGGGCGACATGCTCTACCTGCCGCCTCGCCTCGCTCACTTTGGCACCGCCGAGGATGCCTGCATGACGTACTCGGTCGGTTTTCGCGCACCCAGCGCCGCGGAAGTCCTGACCCATTTCACCGACTTTCTCGCGCAATTCCTGCCAGACGAAGAACGCTACAGTGATGCCGATCTACAACCCAGCGATGACCCCTTCCAGATCCAGAGCGATGCACTGGACCGTTTGAAGGCATTGCTTGCCGAGCACATGAGCGACGAACGCCTCCTGCTTACCTGGTTCGGCCAATTCATGACCGAGCCGCGTTATCCGGAGCGTGTCGAGGGCCCGGAACTGAGCGAGGACGAATTGCTGTCGGCGCTGGAGGACGGCGCGATACTGGTTCGCAACCCCGCGGCCCGGCTGGCCTGGAGCGAGGTTGATATCGGCCTGCTACTGTTCGCCAGTGGCCAGAGCCGCCTGCTTCCCTCTAAGCTGAACGAACTGTTGAAACTGATCTGCTCGGCCGACGCGCTGCATGTCGAAAACGTCGGTCGATGGCTGAGCGACGAGGATGGCCGGGCGCTGCTGTGCGAACTGGTGAAACAAGGAAGTCTGGAGTTTGCTGATGAATAG
- a CDS encoding GNAT family N-acetyltransferase, whose protein sequence is MNSVQVRIADWQQDNAELRRIREAVFIAEQAVPPEQEWDADDAEAVHFLALEGGYPIGTARLLADGQIGRVAVLRDWRGMNVGDALMRAVIAEAERRGLTEQTLTAQVHATAFYERLGFKVVSDEFLEAGIPHVEMLRRSQ, encoded by the coding sequence ATGAATAGCGTTCAGGTACGGATCGCCGACTGGCAGCAGGACAACGCCGAACTGCGGCGCATCCGCGAGGCCGTATTCATTGCCGAGCAGGCCGTACCGCCCGAGCAGGAGTGGGACGCCGACGATGCCGAAGCGGTGCACTTCCTTGCACTCGAGGGCGGCTATCCGATCGGCACCGCTCGGCTCCTGGCCGACGGGCAGATTGGCCGCGTGGCGGTGTTGCGCGACTGGCGCGGCATGAACGTCGGCGATGCGCTGATGCGAGCGGTCATTGCCGAAGCCGAGCGCCGCGGCCTGACCGAACAGACTCTGACCGCTCAGGTCCATGCCACCGCGTTTTACGAGCGGCTTGGCTTCAAGGTTGTCAGCGACGAATTTCTTGAAGCCGGCATCCCTCATGTTGAGATGCTCCGCCGGAGCCAGTGA
- a CDS encoding secretin N-terminal domain-containing protein, whose protein sequence is MSPRITLLAVALSICLPLQAATEVIQLNNRMGEEVLPVAESVLGGQGRVTAYGNQLIVNAPDALIRELRQVVDQLDVAPKRLLISVDTQDSANSTAGGYRVDGSARAGDVEFETGRGEIGGRDQVRIIRRSTNSRDGGIQQIQASEGYPALIQVGQSVPLATQGSDGYGQIYQQTQYRDVLRGFYATATVHGDRVQISISSSRDRLAQGRSGVVEVQNADTRVSGRVGEWITVGGIDESASSDQRGTLRRYSTQGSQNLSMRLKVDVLD, encoded by the coding sequence ATGAGTCCTCGTATCACGCTGCTGGCCGTCGCGCTCAGCATCTGCCTGCCGCTGCAGGCGGCAACCGAAGTCATCCAGCTCAACAACCGCATGGGCGAGGAAGTGCTCCCGGTAGCCGAGTCGGTACTGGGCGGCCAGGGCCGTGTCACGGCATATGGCAACCAGCTGATCGTCAACGCGCCGGACGCGCTGATCCGAGAGCTGCGCCAGGTGGTGGACCAACTGGATGTGGCCCCCAAACGTCTGTTGATCAGCGTCGATACCCAGGATTCGGCCAACAGCACAGCGGGAGGGTATCGGGTAGACGGATCGGCACGCGCTGGCGACGTGGAGTTCGAAACGGGCCGCGGCGAGATCGGAGGCAGGGACCAGGTCCGCATCATTCGTCGCAGTACCAACAGCCGGGACGGTGGCATTCAGCAGATCCAGGCCAGCGAGGGCTATCCGGCACTGATTCAGGTTGGCCAGAGTGTTCCGCTGGCGACTCAGGGCAGCGATGGCTATGGCCAGATCTATCAGCAAACCCAGTATCGTGATGTGCTGCGTGGCTTCTACGCCACCGCCACGGTGCATGGCGACCGCGTGCAGATCAGCATCAGCAGCAGCCGCGACCGACTCGCTCAGGGCCGCAGTGGCGTCGTCGAAGTGCAGAATGCCGATACCCGCGTCAGCGGGCGCGTCGGCGAATGGATCACCGTGGGCGGCATCGATGAAAGCGCAAGTTCTGACCAGCGCGGCACGCTGCGTCGCTATTCCACCCAGGGCAGCCAGAACCTTTCGATGCGCCTGAAAGTGGATGTTCTCGACTGA
- a CDS encoding isocitrate lyase, whose product MSAYQDDIKAVAALKEQYGSSWAAINPESVARMRAQNRFKTGLEIAQYTADIMRKDMAEYDADSSVYTQSLGCWHGFIGQQKLISIKKHLKTTNKRYLYLSGWMVAALRSEFGPLPDQSMHEKTAVSDLIEELYTFLRQADSRELDLLFTALDAAREAGDNAKAAEIQNQIDNYETHIVPIIADIDAGFGNPEATYLLAKRMIEAGACCIQIENQVSDEKQCGHQDGKVTVPHADFLAKIAAVRYAFLELGIDNGVIVARTDSLGAGLTKQIAVTKEPGDLGDLYNSFLDCEEISEAELGNGDVVIKREGKLLRPKRLPSNLFQFRAGTGEDRCVLDCITSLQNGADLLWIETEKPHVGQIKAMVDRIREVIPNAKLVYNNSPSFNWTLNFRQQVFDAFVAEGKDVSAYDRAKLMSVEYDETELAKVADEKIRTFQRDGSAHAGIFHHLITLPTYHTAALSTDNLAKGYFADQGMLAYVKGVQREELRQGIACVKHQNMAGSDIGDNHKEYFAGEAALKASGKDNTMNQFH is encoded by the coding sequence ATGTCCGCATATCAAGACGACATCAAGGCAGTTGCCGCCCTGAAAGAGCAATACGGCAGCAGCTGGGCCGCCATCAACCCTGAGTCCGTCGCTCGCATGCGCGCCCAGAACCGCTTCAAGACCGGTCTGGAAATCGCTCAGTACACCGCCGACATCATGCGCAAGGACATGGCCGAGTACGACGCCGACTCGTCCGTCTACACGCAGTCCCTCGGCTGCTGGCACGGCTTCATTGGTCAGCAGAAGCTGATCTCCATCAAGAAGCACCTGAAGACCACCAACAAGCGCTACCTCTACCTGTCCGGCTGGATGGTTGCTGCTCTGCGTTCCGAGTTCGGCCCGCTGCCGGACCAGTCCATGCACGAGAAGACCGCCGTTTCCGACCTGATCGAGGAGCTGTACACCTTCCTGCGTCAGGCTGACAGCCGCGAACTGGACCTGCTGTTCACCGCCCTGGACGCTGCTCGTGAAGCTGGCGACAACGCCAAGGCTGCCGAGATCCAGAACCAGATCGACAACTACGAAACCCACATCGTACCGATCATCGCTGACATCGACGCTGGCTTCGGTAACCCGGAAGCCACCTACCTGCTGGCCAAGCGCATGATCGAAGCAGGCGCTTGCTGCATCCAGATCGAGAACCAGGTTTCCGACGAGAAGCAGTGCGGCCACCAGGACGGTAAAGTAACCGTTCCGCACGCCGACTTCCTCGCCAAGATCGCTGCCGTTCGTTACGCCTTCCTCGAGCTGGGCATCGACAACGGCGTGATCGTTGCTCGTACCGACTCCCTGGGTGCCGGCCTGACCAAGCAGATTGCCGTGACCAAAGAGCCGGGCGACCTGGGCGACCTGTACAACTCCTTCCTGGATTGCGAAGAAATCTCCGAAGCCGAGCTGGGCAATGGCGACGTCGTAATCAAGCGCGAAGGCAAGCTGCTGCGTCCGAAGCGTCTGCCGTCCAACCTGTTCCAGTTCCGCGCTGGCACCGGCGAAGACCGCTGCGTTCTGGACTGCATCACCTCGCTGCAGAACGGCGCCGACCTGCTGTGGATCGAAACCGAGAAGCCGCACGTTGGCCAGATCAAGGCCATGGTTGACCGCATTCGCGAAGTCATCCCGAACGCCAAGCTGGTCTATAACAACAGCCCGTCCTTCAACTGGACGCTGAACTTCCGTCAGCAGGTGTTCGACGCTTTCGTTGCCGAAGGCAAGGACGTGTCCGCCTACGACCGCGCCAAGCTGATGAGCGTCGAGTACGACGAAACCGAGCTGGCCAAGGTTGCAGACGAGAAGATCCGTACCTTCCAGCGCGACGGTTCGGCTCACGCCGGCATCTTCCACCACCTGATCACCCTGCCGACCTACCACACTGCTGCTCTGTCGACCGACAACCTGGCCAAGGGCTACTTTGCCGACCAGGGCATGCTGGCCTACGTCAAGGGCGTTCAGCGCGAGGAACTGCGTCAGGGTATCGCCTGCGTCAAGCACCAGAACATGGCTGGCTCTGACATCGGCGACAACCACAAGGAGTACTTCGCTGGCGAAGCTGCTCTGAAGGCAAGCGGCAAAGACAACACCATGAACCAGTTCCACTAA
- a CDS encoding PhoX family protein: protein MITENNDILFGNGDELPSNHSTNPHIQDVISLGRRKVLAGGAAMGALAFLGASLPGLAQAAEPMSRGIKDVPFKRRTRLPFVPVAVTRADTITVPSGYTATTFIPWGTPITGRYPAWLEDASNTAEDQAQQVGMHHDGMHFFPMNAKLGGRQSDHGLLVLNHEYIDAPLLHRNGPTVVDGKRVNVDEVRKEINAHGVSVVEIRRGPRGEWSVLPTARNRRITGATPMRIEGPARGHALMRTRYSPSGTSARGTLNNCANGFTPWGTYLTCEENWAGYFATADAELPRELSRYGVRGAGRYGWETVAGDEFERFNATRIAATAQGDYRNEPNTFGWVVEIDPFDPHSTPIKHTALGRFAHEGLVFAPVKPGRPVVCYSGDDSQNEYIYKYVSRDKYRPQRSDGRLLDDGVLYVARFNPDGSGDWLALDHANPAFQRACKAAGVRFADQGEVLINTRLAADIVGATKMDRPEWGAVHPDTGEVYFTLTNNSGRQQSDAANPRSPNAFGHIIRWREASRDFAGTRFTWDIYLLAGPEENSRSPKGRALDATNILASPDGLWFDDEGRLWIQTDMSGSQLSSGPFGNNQMLVSDPRTGETKRFLVGPLGAEVTGITATPDFRTLFVNIQHPGEGSTSTNYTSTWPDGAGRRPRSATVIITREDGKRLM, encoded by the coding sequence GTGATTACTGAGAACAACGACATTCTGTTCGGCAACGGGGACGAGTTGCCCAGTAACCATTCGACGAATCCGCATATCCAGGATGTGATTTCCCTTGGCCGACGTAAAGTGCTCGCGGGTGGCGCAGCCATGGGTGCCCTGGCCTTTCTTGGCGCATCCCTTCCCGGCCTCGCGCAAGCGGCGGAGCCAATGTCCCGCGGGATCAAAGATGTTCCGTTCAAACGTCGTACCCGCCTGCCGTTCGTGCCGGTGGCCGTTACCCGTGCCGACACCATAACCGTGCCGTCAGGCTATACCGCCACCACCTTCATCCCTTGGGGCACGCCGATTACCGGGCGCTATCCGGCCTGGCTGGAAGATGCCAGCAACACGGCTGAAGATCAGGCCCAACAGGTCGGCATGCACCACGACGGAATGCACTTCTTCCCCATGAACGCGAAGCTGGGCGGACGGCAGAGCGACCACGGCTTGCTGGTTCTCAATCACGAGTACATCGATGCACCCCTGCTCCACCGTAACGGTCCGACCGTAGTGGATGGCAAGCGCGTCAACGTCGACGAAGTCCGCAAGGAGATCAACGCACACGGTGTCTCGGTAGTTGAAATCCGCCGAGGTCCACGCGGCGAGTGGTCCGTGCTGCCGACGGCGCGAAACCGCCGCATCACCGGCGCGACACCGATGCGAATCGAAGGCCCGGCGCGCGGCCACGCATTGATGCGTACCCGCTACAGCCCAAGCGGCACCTCGGCCCGCGGCACCCTCAACAACTGCGCCAACGGATTCACGCCGTGGGGAACCTACCTCACTTGCGAGGAAAACTGGGCCGGCTATTTCGCCACTGCCGACGCCGAGCTTCCGCGTGAGCTCAGCCGCTACGGCGTTCGGGGCGCCGGCCGCTATGGATGGGAAACCGTGGCAGGCGATGAATTCGAGCGCTTCAATGCGACCCGCATCGCGGCTACTGCCCAAGGCGATTACCGCAACGAGCCAAACACCTTTGGCTGGGTGGTGGAAATCGATCCGTTCGATCCCCATTCGACTCCAATCAAGCACACAGCGCTCGGCCGTTTCGCCCATGAAGGCTTGGTGTTCGCGCCGGTCAAGCCAGGCCGCCCTGTCGTCTGCTATTCAGGCGACGACTCGCAGAACGAGTACATCTACAAGTACGTCAGCCGCGACAAATATCGGCCTCAGCGCAGCGACGGGCGCCTGCTGGACGATGGCGTCCTCTACGTGGCGCGTTTCAACCCGGATGGCAGTGGCGACTGGCTCGCGCTGGATCATGCCAACCCAGCGTTTCAGCGCGCCTGCAAGGCCGCTGGCGTACGGTTCGCCGATCAGGGAGAGGTGCTGATCAATACCCGCCTGGCCGCCGATATCGTTGGTGCAACGAAAATGGATCGCCCGGAATGGGGTGCGGTACATCCCGACACAGGTGAGGTGTATTTCACGCTCACCAACAATAGCGGTCGCCAGCAGTCCGATGCGGCCAACCCGCGTTCACCGAATGCGTTCGGCCATATCATTCGCTGGCGCGAAGCGAGCCGGGATTTTGCCGGCACCCGATTCACCTGGGATATCTACCTGCTCGCCGGCCCTGAGGAAAACAGCCGGAGCCCGAAAGGCCGTGCGCTGGACGCCACGAATATCCTGGCCAGCCCCGATGGATTGTGGTTCGACGATGAAGGGCGCCTGTGGATCCAGACCGACATGAGCGGCAGTCAGTTGAGCTCCGGTCCGTTTGGCAACAACCAGATGCTGGTTTCCGACCCGAGGACGGGTGAAACCAAGCGTTTCCTGGTCGGCCCGCTGGGTGCCGAGGTGACAGGAATCACGGCAACGCCTGACTTCCGCACGCTGTTCGTGAACATCCAGCATCCGGGTGAGGGTTCGACCTCGACGAACTACACGAGCACTTGGCCAGACGGCGCCGGTCGGCGTCCCCGCTCGGCCACCGTCATCATCACTCGTGAAGATGGTAAGCGCCTGATGTAA